In one Lycium barbarum isolate Lr01 chromosome 7, ASM1917538v2, whole genome shotgun sequence genomic region, the following are encoded:
- the LOC132601704 gene encoding heat shock cognate 70 kDa protein 2-like produces the protein RLSPLSFSLSVASPHQFVQEFKRKNKKDITGNPRALRGLRTACERAKRTLSSTAQTTIEIDSLYEGVDFYTNITHAKFEELNMDFFRKCMEPVEKRLRDAKMDKSTVHDVVLVGGSTRIPKVQQLLQDFFNGKELCKSINPDEDVAYGAAVQATIPSPPKKRMES, from the coding sequence CGCCTCTcacccctctctttctctctctccgttGCCTCTCCTCACCAATTTGttcaagaatttaaaagaaagaacaagaaggaCATCACTGGTAACCCGAGAGCTCTTAGAGGATTGAGGACAGCTTGTGAAAGGGCGAAAAGAACTCTTTCCTCCACTGCCCAGACAACAATTGAAATCGATTCCCTATATGAGGGAGTTGACTTCTATACGAACATTACTCATGCCAAATTTGAGGAGTTGAACATGGATTTTTTCAGGAAGTGTATGGAGCCCGTTGAGAAACGTTTGAGGGATGCCAAGATGGACAAGAGCACTGTACATGATGTTGTTCTTGTTGGTGGATCTACTcgaattcccaaggttcaacaacTATTGCAAGACTTCTTTAACGGGAAGGAGCTTTGCAAGAGCATCAACCCAGATGAAGATGTTGCCTATGGTGCTGCTGTGCAAGCTACCATTCCTTCGCCGCCCAAAAAGAGAATGGAGAGCTAA